The Streptomyces sp. P9-A4 genome contains a region encoding:
- a CDS encoding SDR family oxidoreductase has product MTGKTAVVTGAGSGIGRACALGLLADGWTVVLVGRRKEPLEETAALTPAVGCGRAVPFPADITDAAAVDDLFGAVVERFGRVDVLFNNAADVMPYTPTEDVSVEDWHRVMDSIATGTFLCSRAAFRVMKDQTPRGGRIINNGAPSAQAPRPDSLAFTAAKHAVAGMTRSLSLDGRRYDISCGQIDIGNVTPADRPQPAVLQADGSRRVEPTMDVRHVVDMVRTMAALPLGVNIQSVLVMPSAMPYVGRG; this is encoded by the coding sequence GTGACGGGGAAGACGGCGGTCGTCACCGGTGCGGGCAGCGGCATCGGTAGGGCATGTGCGCTCGGCCTGCTGGCGGACGGCTGGACGGTGGTCCTGGTGGGCCGGCGCAAGGAGCCGCTGGAGGAGACGGCGGCGCTCACGCCCGCGGTCGGCTGCGGGCGTGCTGTTCCCTTCCCCGCCGACATCACCGATGCCGCCGCGGTGGATGACCTGTTCGGGGCCGTGGTGGAACGGTTCGGCCGGGTGGACGTGCTGTTCAACAACGCCGCCGACGTCATGCCCTACACCCCGACGGAGGATGTGAGCGTCGAGGACTGGCACCGCGTGATGGACTCCATCGCCACCGGGACGTTCCTGTGCTCTCGCGCTGCCTTTCGCGTCATGAAGGACCAGACCCCGCGCGGTGGACGGATCATCAACAACGGAGCGCCCTCCGCCCAGGCACCTCGGCCGGACTCCCTCGCGTTCACCGCGGCCAAGCACGCGGTCGCGGGGATGACACGATCCCTCTCCTTGGACGGGCGCCGCTATGACATCTCCTGCGGCCAGATCGACATCGGCAACGTGACCCCGGCGGACCGCCCCCAGCCGGCCGTCCTGCAGGCCGACGGGTCACGGAGGGTCGAACCCACCATGGACGTGCGGCACGTCGTCGACATGGTGCGGACCATGGCCGCTCTGCCGCTCGGGGTGAACATCCAGTCCGTCCTGGTCATGCCCAGCGCCATGCCGTACGTGGGCCGGGGATAG
- a CDS encoding phytanoyl-CoA dioxygenase family protein produces MNVTHTNEVRTENFVEDGFLVLPGFLPDDLVDRLVPEVDTWVEKGWRQEAIDACLRSGAEPPQVVELDLEAHGELAVYPPLMDLLGHPDLLGESFVFHHLHSDRRPAGGAGKSWHHDYEQGPQRDRRLPMIHALHYIGGLKPELGGLAVLPGSHREVAEKNARSHLGTAVLPGEALIDDLPPGSTVVLHSALFHTRRAPSAPQTETGPRYMIDGSYCRTGTLWPPVKPYWRQVLAVARSRGLGSGRPDLFAERHFREYEEAGRHIG; encoded by the coding sequence GTGAATGTCACACACACCAATGAGGTTCGGACGGAGAACTTCGTCGAGGACGGCTTTCTGGTCCTTCCCGGATTCCTGCCGGACGACCTCGTCGACCGTCTCGTGCCGGAGGTCGACACATGGGTGGAGAAAGGCTGGCGTCAAGAGGCCATCGATGCCTGTCTGCGTTCCGGGGCCGAGCCGCCGCAGGTGGTCGAGCTGGACCTGGAGGCGCACGGTGAACTCGCGGTGTACCCGCCGCTCATGGACCTGCTCGGCCACCCCGACCTGCTGGGGGAGTCCTTCGTCTTCCACCACCTGCACAGCGACCGGCGGCCGGCCGGGGGAGCCGGCAAGAGCTGGCATCACGATTACGAGCAAGGGCCTCAGCGAGACCGTCGATTACCGATGATCCACGCCCTGCACTACATCGGCGGACTCAAACCGGAGCTGGGCGGCTTGGCCGTCCTGCCGGGCTCGCACCGGGAAGTCGCGGAGAAGAACGCCCGGAGCCACCTGGGCACGGCGGTCCTGCCGGGCGAGGCACTCATCGACGACTTACCGCCCGGGTCCACCGTCGTACTCCACTCGGCGCTCTTCCACACCCGCCGGGCCCCGTCGGCGCCGCAGACGGAGACCGGGCCGCGCTACATGATCGACGGCTCGTACTGCCGTACGGGCACCCTGTGGCCGCCGGTCAAGCCCTACTGGCGCCAGGTGCTGGCAGTGGCACGCTCGCGCGGTCTGGGCTCAGGACGTCCGGATCTTTTCGCCGAACGGCACTTCCGTGAATACGAAGAGGCGGGAAGGCACATCGGGTGA
- a CDS encoding diacylglycerol/lipid kinase family protein produces MWTPDVEVESVAVSGSVDPVGEARRFARCALAAACAAVVFLLAGVGAGGIVILFSGLVGLACSAVGIWWFLAHRGARRVLGALLAVGAPLAVLCLYVVGGLWLTALVALGLWGGALLCARAALRIPRTPGAENTRTDLARGERRPRPRRPVLIMNPKSGGGKVARFGLVERAERLGARVILLDPSADTDVTALARQAVADGADLLGVAGGDGTQALVAAVAADHDLPFLVVSAGTRNHFALDLGLDRDDPATCLDALVDGEELRVDLGSVSGRPFVNTVSFGVYADVVQLPEYRDAKAGTALTVLPDLLQGGEGDRLDATADGTRLSAQQALLVSNNPYATPDPFGAATARRPRLDGGALGVIGIRVDGAADAAEMAVRGTQAAGLNVLTAARVEVLGRAPGPGSELGRAPGSGPDSGLGAGPGADSGSDSGPGADSGPGWGDGGSDSIAVAVDGEALVLPTPVVCTLRPLALRVLVPRHRPGALDPPPRMDWLRVVQLAFPSLHHRHPAPRSGT; encoded by the coding sequence ATGTGGACGCCGGACGTGGAGGTGGAGTCGGTGGCGGTGAGCGGATCCGTCGATCCGGTGGGGGAGGCCAGGCGGTTCGCCCGGTGTGCGCTGGCCGCTGCCTGCGCCGCCGTCGTCTTCCTGCTCGCGGGGGTCGGCGCGGGCGGGATCGTCATCCTGTTCAGCGGGCTCGTGGGGCTCGCCTGTTCGGCCGTCGGGATCTGGTGGTTCCTCGCCCACCGCGGGGCCCGGCGGGTGCTCGGCGCACTTCTCGCCGTCGGCGCGCCCCTCGCCGTCCTCTGTCTGTACGTCGTCGGCGGCCTCTGGCTCACCGCCCTCGTGGCCCTCGGGCTGTGGGGCGGCGCCCTGCTCTGCGCCCGTGCCGCGCTGCGGATCCCCCGGACCCCCGGCGCGGAGAACACCCGGACCGACCTCGCCCGGGGTGAGCGGCGGCCCCGGCCCCGGCGACCCGTGCTCATCATGAACCCCAAGTCCGGCGGCGGGAAGGTCGCCCGCTTCGGGCTCGTCGAGCGCGCCGAGCGGCTCGGCGCCCGGGTCATCCTGCTCGACCCCTCCGCCGACACCGACGTCACCGCGCTCGCCCGGCAGGCCGTCGCCGACGGTGCCGACCTGCTCGGGGTCGCCGGCGGCGACGGTACCCAGGCGCTCGTCGCCGCCGTGGCCGCCGACCACGACCTGCCCTTCCTCGTCGTCTCCGCCGGGACCCGTAACCACTTCGCCCTCGACCTGGGCCTCGACCGCGACGATCCCGCGACCTGTCTGGACGCCCTCGTCGACGGCGAGGAACTCCGGGTCGACCTGGGCTCCGTCTCCGGCCGGCCCTTCGTCAACACCGTCTCCTTCGGCGTGTACGCGGATGTCGTCCAGCTTCCCGAGTACCGCGACGCGAAGGCGGGCACCGCCCTCACCGTCCTGCCCGATCTGCTCCAGGGCGGCGAGGGCGACCGCCTCGACGCCACCGCCGACGGCACCCGGCTGTCCGCCCAGCAGGCCCTGCTCGTCAGCAACAACCCGTACGCCACCCCCGACCCCTTCGGCGCTGCCACCGCACGGCGGCCCCGCCTGGACGGAGGCGCCCTCGGGGTGATCGGCATCCGCGTCGACGGCGCCGCGGACGCCGCCGAGATGGCCGTACGAGGCACCCAGGCGGCCGGCCTGAACGTCCTTACCGCCGCGCGGGTCGAGGTGCTGGGGAGGGCTCCCGGGCCGGGGTCGGAGCTGGGGAGGGCTCCGGGGTCGGGGCCGGACTCAGGGCTCGGGGCGGGGCCAGGGGCTGACTCGGGGTCTGACTCAGGGCCAGGGGCTGACTCAGGGCCCGGGTGGGGTGACGGTGGCAGCGATTCCATCGCCGTCGCCGTCGACGGTGAGGCCCTCGTCCTGCCCACCCCCGTCGTCTGCACCCTCCGTCCCCTCGCCCTCCGGGTGCTCGTGCCCCGGCACCGGCCCGGCGCCCTGGACCCCCCGCCGCGCATGGACTGGCTGCGCGTCGTCCAGCTCGCCTTCCCCTCCCTCCACCATCGTCACCCCGCACCTAGGAGCGGCACATGA
- a CDS encoding phosphatase PAP2 family protein, producing MTGTTGTTTTSPLRAVLKDLRAIDGAVYAAVAATPTPTLDTGLRRLSTAANNSKISFAVAASLALFPGRPRRAALTGLGAIAVASASANLLGKRLVRRPRPDREAARVVVGRHVPMPDSASFPSGHTASAVAFATAVGVVLPPAAVPLQVLAMGVGYSRVHTGVHYPGDVAAGAVLGMASAVVSLVVGASLTAAKGK from the coding sequence ATGACCGGGACCACCGGGACGACCACGACCAGCCCGCTCCGGGCCGTTCTGAAGGATCTCCGCGCGATCGACGGCGCCGTCTACGCCGCCGTCGCCGCCACGCCCACGCCCACGCTCGACACCGGGCTCCGCAGGCTCTCCACCGCCGCGAACAACTCCAAGATCTCGTTCGCTGTGGCGGCCTCCCTCGCCCTCTTCCCCGGCCGGCCGCGCCGGGCCGCGCTCACCGGGCTCGGGGCCATCGCCGTGGCCTCGGCCTCGGCCAACCTGCTGGGCAAGCGGCTGGTGCGCAGGCCGAGGCCGGACCGGGAGGCGGCCCGGGTGGTGGTGGGCCGGCACGTGCCGATGCCGGACTCGGCCTCGTTCCCCTCCGGGCACACCGCCTCGGCGGTCGCCTTCGCCACCGCCGTGGGGGTCGTGCTGCCCCCGGCGGCCGTGCCCCTCCAGGTGCTCGCGATGGGCGTGGGCTACTCCCGGGTCCACACCGGGGTCCACTACCCGGGCGATGTCGCCGCCGGCGCCGTCCTCGGCATGGCGAGCGCCGTCGTCTCGCTGGTCGTCGGGGCCTCCCTGACGGCCGCCAAGGGGAAGTGA
- the sigJ gene encoding RNA polymerase sigma factor SigJ, producing MARRFEADRRHLRAVAYRMLGSLSEAEDAVQEAWFKLSRSDVSAVENLSGWLTTVVGRVCLDMLRSRGSRREDPLEYYVPDPVVRVADTTDPEHAAEVTESVGLALLVVLETLSPAERLAFVLHDMFAVSFDEIAPIVDRTPAATRQLASRARRRVQDTTPAPGPDARRQREIADAFLAAAHGGDFEGLLAVLDPDVVLRADGGRTLAAVSKVVRGAEAVIAQALTYAKFRTGALPMVVNGAPAVLSVKDGRPGALMAFTIAGDRIVELHILADPERLAALDLTEEELARATY from the coding sequence CTGGCCCGCCGCTTCGAGGCCGACCGCCGCCACCTGAGGGCGGTCGCCTACCGGATGCTGGGCTCGCTCAGCGAGGCCGAGGACGCCGTCCAGGAGGCCTGGTTCAAGCTCAGCCGCAGTGACGTCAGCGCGGTGGAGAACCTCAGCGGCTGGCTGACCACCGTCGTCGGCCGCGTCTGCCTCGACATGCTGCGCTCACGCGGCTCGCGCCGCGAGGACCCGCTGGAGTACTACGTCCCCGACCCGGTCGTCCGGGTCGCCGACACCACCGACCCGGAACACGCCGCCGAGGTCACCGAGTCCGTCGGCCTCGCGCTGCTCGTCGTCCTGGAGACCCTGTCCCCGGCCGAGCGGCTCGCGTTCGTCCTGCACGACATGTTCGCCGTGTCCTTCGACGAGATCGCGCCGATCGTGGACCGCACCCCGGCGGCCACCCGCCAGCTCGCCAGCCGCGCGCGCCGCCGCGTCCAGGACACCACCCCGGCCCCGGGGCCCGACGCCCGGCGGCAGCGGGAGATCGCCGACGCGTTCCTCGCCGCCGCGCACGGCGGCGACTTCGAGGGACTGCTCGCCGTCCTGGACCCGGACGTGGTGCTGCGCGCCGACGGCGGACGGACCCTCGCGGCGGTGTCCAAGGTGGTCCGGGGCGCCGAGGCCGTCATCGCGCAGGCCCTCACGTACGCCAAGTTCCGTACGGGAGCACTGCCGATGGTCGTCAACGGCGCACCCGCGGTCCTGTCGGTCAAGGACGGGCGGCCGGGCGCGCTCATGGCGTTCACGATCGCCGGGGACCGAATCGTCGAGCTGCACATCCTGGCGGACCCGGAGCGGCTGGCAGCGCTGGACCTCACGGAGGAGGAACTGGCCCGCGCGACGTACTGA